GGGCCATCACGCTGGCCTATTACTGGCTGGGTCTGAGGGCAACCGGGCGCATCGCACACACGGCGCATGAGTACGTGAGTTTCATTGTGCTGATCGGGTCGCTTTTTGTTGTATCCGGCGGCATCCACATCACGGTCAAAGGCGAGGCCACACCGTTGGCGAACTGCCTGTTTTTGTTGGTGGGGGCGGTGATTGCGAATGTGCTGGGGACGACCGGAGCCTCGATGTTGTTGATCCGGCCCTGGCTGCGGATGAACAAGTACCGGCTGACGGCGCATCACGTGGTGTTTTTCATCTTCATCGTGGCGAATGTGGGCGGTTGTCTGACCCCGATTGGGGATCCTCCGTTGTTTCTGGGGTGTTTGAAGGGGGTACCGTTCTGGTGGGTGCTGGAGCATTGCTGGCCGATGTGGTTGGTGGGGGTGGGTTCGTTGCTGGCGATTTTTTATGTGTTGGACCGGCGAAATTACCTGAAGGCCGCGCGGGAGGTTCGTGAGAAGGAAACGGGTCCGGGGGAGCAGTGGCGGATCCGTGGTCTGGGCAACGTGGGATTTCTGGCGGTGATTCTGGGCGCGGTATTCCTGCAGCATCCACCCTTCCTGCGGGAGGCCGTCATGGTGGCGGCTGCCGTGGGCTCGTACCTGACCACACCGCGGCCGGTGCATGAGGCGAATGACTTCAATTTCGAGCCGATTCGGGAGGTGGCGATTTTGTTCTTTGGCATTTTTGCGACGATGATGCCCGCGCTGGACTGGTTGCAGTTGCATGCGCGGGAGGTGGCCGAACCGACCCCCACGCTTTTGTACTGGGGCACGGGGATGCTGAGTGCGGTGCTGGACAATGCGCCGACGTATCTGAGTTTTCTGAGTGCTGCCCTTGGGATGTTTGCGCCGCCGGCAGTGTTGCAACAGTTACAGGCGGCTGTGAGCCAGGGGCTGGCCCCGTCGGCGGTTCGGGATCCGATCCTTCAGGGTGCCCTGGAGGGGATGGCCGGGTATTTCCCGCGTGAGCTGGCGGGCGGACAACCGAGCGTGGAACATCTGCAGCTTTCGGTGCTGCTGGGGCCGCCGGAGAACAACGTGTATATCATTGCGGTAAGCATCGGGGCGGTGTTTTTTGGCGCGGCCACGTACATCGGCAACGGCCCGAATTTCATGGTCAAGTCCATTGCCGAACATCAGAAGGCGCATGTGCCGACGTTCCTCGGTTACGTGTTCCGGTTCACGTTGCCGTACTTGTTGCCGGTGCTGGTGCTGACGTGGTGGATCTTCTTCCGGCGCTAGGACGGGAACGGGTCCGGGGCGCGGGCGGTTTGGGCCCGGAGTTGACAGGACCGGGTCGGGTGCCGGAGGCTCGGTGGCATGCGAACCGGGCAGTCCTCTTCCTCGGGTGTTGGTGGGACCAACCGCCGCCGTTTTTTGCAACAGACCACCGGGGCGCTGGCCGGATGGGGTTTGGTTCAAGCCCTTCCCGTGGGTGTGTTTGGCGGCGCATCGGAGACGTTGCGGGTGGGGCTGGTGGGTTGCGGCGGTCGGGGCAGTGGGGCGGTGGCGCAGGCGTTGTCCACGGCCGGACCGACGGAGTTGTGGGCGGTGGCCGACTTTTTTCCGGAGCGCGGTCGGGCGCTGGTGGAGCGTTTGCAAGCCCGGTTTGGCCGACAGATTCGGGTGACCCCGGATCGCGTGTTTGGGGGGCTGGAGGGCTACCGGCGATTGATGGACAGTCTGGAGCCCGGGGACGTGGTGATT
The Limisphaera ngatamarikiensis DNA segment above includes these coding regions:
- a CDS encoding sodium:proton antiporter → MHGELLEPNPWMVVPFVLLLAAIALGPLAWPHGWHRHYPKVAVGLGAITLAYYWLGLRATGRIAHTAHEYVSFIVLIGSLFVVSGGIHITVKGEATPLANCLFLLVGAVIANVLGTTGASMLLIRPWLRMNKYRLTAHHVVFFIFIVANVGGCLTPIGDPPLFLGCLKGVPFWWVLEHCWPMWLVGVGSLLAIFYVLDRRNYLKAAREVREKETGPGEQWRIRGLGNVGFLAVILGAVFLQHPPFLREAVMVAAAVGSYLTTPRPVHEANDFNFEPIREVAILFFGIFATMMPALDWLQLHAREVAEPTPTLLYWGTGMLSAVLDNAPTYLSFLSAALGMFAPPAVLQQLQAAVSQGLAPSAVRDPILQGALEGMAGYFPRELAGGQPSVEHLQLSVLLGPPENNVYIIAVSIGAVFFGAATYIGNGPNFMVKSIAEHQKAHVPTFLGYVFRFTLPYLLPVLVLTWWIFFRR